The following proteins come from a genomic window of Pseudomonas sp. WJP1:
- a CDS encoding DUF7693 family protein produces the protein MSVEIDGWLLTLFNDCDTLDYCEYCRSRDGRVGTLELWQRDGADPVEMLEASEREQLERLLAAL, from the coding sequence ATGAGCGTGGAGATTGATGGATGGCTACTCACACTCTTCAATGACTGTGACACCCTGGATTACTGCGAGTACTGCAGGTCGCGTGATGGCCGAGTCGGGACACTTGAGCTCTGGCAGCGCGATGGTGCGGATCCGGTCGAAATGTTAGAAGCCTCGGAGCGTGAACAGCTCGAACGACTGCTCGCTGCGCTCTGA
- a CDS encoding cysteine-rich CWC family protein, which translates to MTKPDLCPACGAPNDCTLADPRTADRACWCYGVSIDPAVLQALPAELRNAACLCPSCAEVEAQLQVTAQSIK; encoded by the coding sequence ATGACAAAGCCTGACCTCTGCCCCGCCTGCGGCGCACCCAACGACTGCACCCTGGCCGACCCACGAACCGCTGACCGGGCATGCTGGTGCTACGGCGTCAGCATCGACCCGGCGGTGCTCCAGGCGCTGCCCGCCGAATTGCGCAACGCTGCCTGCCTGTGCCCGAGTTGCGCCGAGGTCGAGGCGCAGTTGCAAGTAACGGCGCAGTCGATCAAGTAA
- a CDS encoding sensor domain-containing diguanylate cyclase, whose protein sequence is MPLRSPLYSQRSLVLTLVALLGAGFLATSFLSYYASRASIRDNIVNTELPLTSDTVYSEIQKDLVRPILISSMMSRDTFMRDWVVNGERDTGQMTRYLDEVMTHYGAYTAFFVSEASLTYYHAKGVLKQVKITEPRDAWYFRVRDMKDPYEINVDPDLANKDNLTVFINYKVYDYHNRFIGAAGVGLTVDAVIKLIDKYQQRYQRSVYFVDTFGRLVLTGAEGGPQGALAGQTLAELDSMKDLLSQLPKPHSGSYEYSGQGQGHFLNVRFIPELNWYLFVDKREDGDLNDIRRSLYLNLLICLVVTLTVLALLHRVIKRYQGQIQTQATLDSLTELPNRRGFDLLAAQAMHEAQREPRPLTALLLDLDHFKALNDTYGHLAGDQVLIGFARDLESCLRHSDIVCRWGGEEFIVLLKDTDGDGGQVIAEKIRRHVERQPYAYNGNRLQLTVSIGLTTLQADDTLHTLLSRADHAMYRAKQSGRNRTCVELPHPVYDKA, encoded by the coding sequence ATGCCACTTCGCTCGCCGCTGTATTCCCAACGGTCGTTGGTCCTCACACTGGTCGCGTTGCTGGGCGCAGGCTTCCTGGCCACCTCCTTTCTCAGTTACTACGCCTCGCGGGCGTCGATCCGCGACAACATCGTCAATACCGAGCTGCCGCTGACCTCGGACACCGTCTACTCGGAAATCCAGAAAGACCTGGTCAGGCCGATCCTGATTTCCTCGATGATGTCCCGCGACACCTTCATGCGCGACTGGGTGGTCAACGGCGAACGCGACACCGGGCAGATGACCCGCTACCTCGACGAGGTCATGACCCACTACGGTGCCTACACGGCGTTTTTCGTCTCCGAGGCCAGCCTGACCTACTACCACGCCAAGGGCGTGCTCAAGCAGGTCAAGATCACCGAGCCCCGGGATGCCTGGTACTTCCGTGTCCGTGACATGAAAGATCCCTACGAGATCAACGTCGATCCGGACCTCGCCAACAAGGACAACCTGACCGTCTTCATCAACTACAAGGTCTACGACTACCACAACCGCTTCATCGGCGCCGCGGGCGTCGGGCTGACGGTCGATGCGGTGATCAAGCTGATCGACAAATACCAGCAGCGCTACCAGCGCAGCGTGTATTTCGTCGACACCTTCGGCCGCCTGGTGCTCACCGGGGCCGAGGGCGGGCCGCAAGGTGCCCTGGCCGGGCAGACCCTGGCCGAACTCGACAGCATGAAAGACTTGCTCAGCCAACTGCCCAAGCCCCACAGCGGCAGCTACGAATACTCGGGCCAGGGCCAGGGACATTTCCTCAACGTGCGGTTCATCCCGGAATTGAACTGGTACCTGTTCGTCGACAAGCGCGAAGACGGCGACCTCAACGACATCCGTCGCTCGTTGTACCTCAACCTGCTGATTTGCCTGGTGGTCACACTGACCGTGCTGGCCCTGCTCCACCGCGTGATCAAACGCTACCAGGGCCAGATCCAGACCCAGGCGACGCTCGACAGCCTGACGGAACTGCCCAACCGTCGCGGCTTCGACCTGCTGGCCGCGCAAGCGATGCACGAAGCCCAGCGCGAACCCAGGCCGCTGACGGCCCTGCTGCTGGACCTGGACCACTTCAAGGCCTTGAACGACACCTACGGCCACCTGGCGGGCGATCAGGTGCTGATCGGCTTCGCCCGTGACCTGGAAAGCTGCCTGCGCCACTCCGACATCGTCTGTCGCTGGGGCGGCGAGGAATTCATCGTGCTGCTCAAGGACACCGACGGTGACGGCGGTCAGGTGATCGCCGAGAAAATCCGCCGGCATGTGGAACGACAGCCCTATGCGTACAATGGCAACCGCTTGCAACTGACCGTCAGCATCGGCCTGACCACCCTGCAAGCCGATGACACCTTGCACACCCTGCTGTCGCGGGCCGATCATGCGATGTATCGAGCCAAACAATCGGGCCGTAACCGAACCTGCGTGGAGCTCCCACACCCTGTCTATGACAAAGCCTGA
- the atzF gene encoding allophanate hydrolase, whose protein sequence is MNINLQLDALRTAYRDGGTTPRQLLLSLRDKAAALNPDYHLFIHLLSAEELEPYLAALDGRDIDSLPLYGVPFAIKDNIDLAGIPTTAACPAFAYIPQRSATIVEQLLALGAVPLGKTNLDQFATGLNGTRSPYGACPNSVLPEYPSGGSSAGSSLAVALGIASFSLGTDTAGSGRVPAALNNLVGMKATKGLVSTAGVVPACRTLDCVTTFTATAREASQLLALTAKLDPRDAYSRSNPLWNDGSAFGAMRGFRFGVPRAQDLEFFGCAQGPLLFADAVEQLKALGGEAVELDLSPFLEAARLLYEGPWVAERYSVAGELMEANPQAVLPVIRAVLAKAPAVSGVQTFRAQYRLQALKALCDKALEGLDCVVTPTIGRPVTLAELDAEPVLRNSELGYYTNFMNLLDYAAVAVPSAFMDNGLPWGVTLFGRAFTDQYLLSLADGLQRQQGLAAPAPTAAARNDRARLVVCGAHLDGLALNWQLQQRGARLVESTCSSADYRLYALAGGPPFRPGMVRVKDGGVAIAVEVWELPSSELGSFLTGIPAPLGLGKVQLADGRWESGFICEAYGLEGAVDISHLGGWRAYLQSRT, encoded by the coding sequence ATGAACATCAATCTGCAACTCGACGCCCTGCGCACTGCTTATCGCGACGGCGGCACCACGCCTCGTCAATTGCTGCTGAGCCTTCGGGACAAAGCAGCGGCACTGAACCCGGACTATCACCTGTTCATCCATTTGCTCAGCGCCGAAGAACTGGAACCCTACCTCGCCGCCCTCGACGGCCGCGACATCGACAGCCTGCCACTGTACGGCGTGCCGTTCGCGATCAAGGACAACATCGACCTGGCGGGCATACCGACCACCGCAGCCTGTCCAGCGTTTGCCTACATACCGCAACGCTCGGCGACCATCGTCGAGCAACTGCTGGCGCTGGGCGCAGTGCCCCTGGGCAAGACCAACCTTGACCAGTTCGCCACCGGCCTGAACGGCACCCGCTCGCCCTATGGCGCGTGCCCCAACAGCGTGCTGCCGGAGTATCCGTCGGGTGGTTCCAGCGCCGGTTCTTCACTGGCGGTGGCGCTCGGTATCGCGAGTTTTTCCCTGGGCACCGACACCGCGGGCTCCGGGCGCGTGCCGGCGGCGTTGAACAATCTGGTGGGGATGAAAGCCACCAAAGGCCTGGTTTCCACCGCTGGCGTGGTGCCGGCCTGTCGCACGCTCGATTGCGTGACGACCTTTACCGCGACCGCCCGGGAGGCCAGTCAGTTACTTGCATTGACCGCGAAACTCGACCCACGGGACGCGTACAGCCGCAGTAACCCGTTGTGGAATGACGGCTCGGCGTTCGGCGCGATGCGCGGGTTCCGTTTCGGTGTGCCCCGGGCGCAAGACCTGGAATTTTTCGGCTGTGCTCAAGGCCCGTTGCTGTTCGCCGATGCCGTCGAGCAACTCAAGGCCTTGGGCGGTGAAGCCGTGGAGCTGGACCTGTCGCCATTCCTTGAAGCCGCGCGTTTGCTGTACGAAGGCCCTTGGGTGGCCGAGCGCTACAGCGTGGCTGGCGAGCTGATGGAGGCAAACCCGCAAGCCGTGTTGCCGGTGATCCGCGCCGTACTTGCCAAGGCGCCAGCGGTCAGCGGCGTGCAAACCTTCCGCGCGCAATATCGGCTGCAAGCGCTGAAAGCCCTGTGCGACAAAGCGCTGGAGGGCCTCGATTGCGTGGTTACGCCGACCATTGGCCGCCCGGTCACACTGGCGGAACTCGACGCCGAACCGGTACTGCGCAACAGCGAACTGGGTTACTACACCAACTTCATGAACCTGCTCGACTACGCCGCCGTCGCCGTGCCCAGCGCATTCATGGACAACGGCCTGCCCTGGGGCGTGACCCTGTTCGGGCGGGCGTTCACCGATCAGTATCTGTTGAGCCTGGCCGATGGCTTGCAGCGCCAGCAAGGACTGGCGGCCCCGGCACCGACCGCTGCTGCGCGCAATGACCGGGCGCGGCTGGTGGTCTGTGGCGCGCACCTCGATGGCCTGGCGTTGAACTGGCAGCTGCAACAGCGCGGCGCGCGTCTGGTGGAAAGCACGTGCAGCTCAGCCGACTATCGACTGTATGCCCTGGCCGGTGGCCCACCGTTTCGTCCGGGCATGGTTCGGGTCAAGGACGGCGGTGTGGCGATTGCCGTGGAAGTCTGGGAATTGCCGAGCAGCGAACTGGGTTCGTTCCTGACCGGCATCCCGGCACCGTTGGGGCTGGGCAAGGTGCAACTGGCGGATGGTCGCTGGGAAAGCGGGTTTATCTGTGAGGCCTATGGGTTGGAGGGCGCGGTGGATATCAGCCATCTGGGCGGCTGGCGGGCGTACCTGCAGTCTCGGACCTGA
- a CDS encoding alpha/beta fold hydrolase — translation MRPEIAVLDIQGQYRVYTEFYRADAAEKTIILVNGSMATTASFAQTVKNLHPQFNVVCYDQPYAGKSKAHNLHEKLLTKEVEGQILLELIDHFAAEHVLSFSWGGAATLVALAQQPRRIEKAVISSFSPEINSHMLDYLERGVDYLGSRDGDRVGNLVNSTIGKHLPTLFKRFNYRHVSSLADHEYGQMHFHISDLLHSDRQCFYKAAQKINVPLLFLNGEWDEYTAADDARLFAGHVQHATFTTLDATGHFLDMEHKAACRDSRNAILGFLKPAKHESRPRFHYVQDHHALSL, via the coding sequence ATGAGGCCAGAAATCGCTGTGTTGGATATACAGGGTCAGTATCGGGTTTACACGGAGTTCTATCGCGCAGACGCCGCAGAGAAGACCATTATTCTGGTCAACGGCTCGATGGCCACGACTGCGTCGTTTGCACAGACCGTGAAAAACCTCCACCCGCAGTTCAATGTGGTCTGCTACGACCAGCCCTACGCGGGCAAGTCCAAAGCCCACAACCTGCATGAGAAATTGCTGACCAAGGAAGTCGAAGGGCAGATCCTCCTGGAGCTGATCGACCACTTCGCCGCCGAACACGTGCTGTCGTTTTCCTGGGGTGGCGCCGCGACCCTGGTCGCCTTGGCCCAACAGCCACGACGCATCGAAAAAGCCGTGATCAGCTCGTTCTCCCCGGAGATCAATTCGCACATGCTCGATTACCTCGAGCGCGGTGTCGACTACCTCGGTAGCCGCGATGGCGACCGGGTCGGCAACCTGGTCAACAGCACCATCGGCAAACACTTGCCGACGCTGTTCAAGCGCTTCAACTACCGCCACGTCAGCAGCCTGGCCGATCACGAATACGGTCAGATGCACTTCCACATCAGCGACCTGCTGCACAGCGACCGCCAGTGCTTCTACAAGGCGGCGCAGAAAATCAACGTACCGCTGCTGTTCCTGAACGGCGAATGGGACGAGTACACCGCCGCCGATGACGCCCGGTTGTTCGCCGGCCACGTGCAACACGCCACCTTCACAACCCTGGATGCAACCGGCCACTTTCTCGACATGGAACACAAAGCCGCCTGCCGAGACAGCCGCAACGCGATACTGGGGTTCCTGAAGCCGGCCAAGCACGAAAGCCGACCGCGTTTCCACTACGTTCAGGACCACCATGCATTGTCCCTCTGA
- a CDS encoding tyrosine-type recombinase/integrase, which translates to MRLIDRGIPRLYEAETGRPVDVFNTYSDLLFNSLYQSSGASTPHLYCPDVANFLDYCYETGVLGDRCLTPEAANTTICQYQNYLTEAESSKDFIVRRAAKALNRKPVSKVAAARYIAAVNHFLHASTTLIHDTASFTSILFGGAPVPLHTLPAVKPRRRSQSERGKILENTLQYGARRSDFAFAPGGIPSPKLERDDSTRDFPTRHILSLLRNAPSALYRCLWALQAGGGLRISEAFLIKLTDIHRKNRTIQIEDPDNQRDPSKKRDGSALPFKGRQTTSVIMFEPYKSIFFEALDQYRAERPTSSSDFLFVSEKPGSYGEPIILSEKFNSVTKAYNETLKNIQRSFGMTMDGIKLFTSHSLRHFYGNWARNCVHIPGRSRIGLELSEIQLLMGHKDIKSTERYARLDAMNIAAEIAAANQLVHCWSSSYSADLVRGQTYARLADELMARAA; encoded by the coding sequence GTGCGCCTGATCGACCGAGGCATCCCCCGCTTGTATGAAGCTGAAACGGGTCGACCTGTAGACGTGTTCAACACCTATTCGGATCTGTTGTTCAACAGCCTGTACCAATCAAGCGGAGCCAGTACTCCCCACCTGTACTGTCCCGATGTGGCCAATTTCCTAGACTACTGCTACGAAACCGGCGTATTGGGGGATCGGTGCCTAACCCCTGAGGCAGCAAACACAACCATCTGTCAGTATCAGAATTATCTGACCGAGGCCGAAAGCAGCAAAGACTTCATCGTCAGACGCGCTGCAAAAGCACTCAATCGCAAACCAGTAAGCAAGGTCGCCGCCGCCCGATACATAGCAGCGGTCAATCATTTTTTGCATGCCAGCACCACGCTGATCCATGACACGGCGTCGTTTACGAGCATCCTTTTCGGAGGAGCACCAGTTCCGCTACACACTCTCCCCGCTGTAAAACCAAGAAGACGGAGCCAGTCAGAACGGGGCAAAATCCTCGAAAACACTCTTCAGTACGGCGCGCGCAGATCTGATTTTGCATTCGCTCCTGGGGGGATCCCAAGCCCTAAGTTAGAACGAGATGACTCAACACGAGACTTCCCTACACGTCATATCCTGAGCCTACTTCGCAATGCACCAAGTGCGCTATACCGCTGCCTGTGGGCACTGCAGGCAGGCGGCGGCTTAAGGATTTCTGAAGCATTTCTCATCAAGTTAACCGACATTCACCGCAAGAACAGGACTATTCAAATTGAAGATCCGGATAACCAGCGTGACCCATCCAAGAAGAGAGATGGATCAGCGCTTCCGTTCAAGGGGCGTCAGACCACCTCCGTCATCATGTTCGAGCCTTACAAGAGCATTTTTTTTGAGGCCCTAGACCAATATCGAGCGGAACGTCCAACATCTTCATCCGACTTTTTATTCGTGTCAGAAAAGCCTGGGAGTTATGGAGAACCAATCATACTCTCGGAAAAGTTTAACAGCGTGACCAAGGCCTACAACGAGACGCTTAAAAACATCCAAAGATCGTTTGGCATGACGATGGACGGTATCAAGCTCTTTACTTCTCATAGTCTTCGTCATTTCTATGGAAACTGGGCCCGCAACTGCGTCCATATTCCTGGGCGTAGCCGTATTGGGCTTGAGCTCTCCGAGATTCAACTTTTAATGGGTCATAAGGACATTAAGTCGACCGAGCGCTATGCGCGTCTTGATGCAATGAATATAGCTGCTGAAATTGCCGCAGCCAACCAACTCGTTCATTGTTGGAGTTCCAGCTATAGCGCAGATCTGGTCAGAGGGCAAACGTACGCTAGACTCGCTGACGAACTCATGGCGAGGGCTGCTTGA
- a CDS encoding pseudouridine synthase, translating into MRVDRFLSNLPCFNRKQVRLLLVEKRVRIDGQTVSDPHADVREFSRVEVDDEVLQAGKPLRHFMLHKPAGCVSATRDPQHRTVMDLIAEPDKDDLHIAGRLDFNTTGLMLITNDGSWSRRLTQPQTKLAKVYYVETEQDIGPEYAITFREGLYFAFEDLTTQPAGLELLGPKSARLSIVEGRYHQVKRMFGHFNNKVTRLHRERMGPLVLDDALKPGEYRPLSDQEIEMI; encoded by the coding sequence ATGCGCGTCGACAGATTCCTCAGCAACCTGCCCTGCTTCAACCGAAAGCAAGTGCGCCTGTTGCTGGTGGAAAAACGCGTCAGGATCGACGGCCAGACCGTCAGCGACCCCCACGCCGACGTTCGCGAATTCAGCCGCGTCGAAGTCGACGACGAGGTGCTGCAAGCCGGTAAGCCGCTGCGTCACTTCATGCTGCACAAACCCGCCGGATGCGTCAGCGCCACCCGCGACCCGCAGCACCGCACCGTAATGGACCTGATCGCGGAACCGGACAAGGATGACCTGCACATCGCCGGGCGCCTGGACTTCAACACCACCGGCCTGATGCTCATCACCAACGATGGCAGTTGGTCGCGACGCCTGACCCAGCCGCAGACCAAACTGGCGAAGGTCTACTATGTTGAAACCGAGCAGGACATCGGCCCCGAATACGCGATCACCTTCCGTGAGGGGCTGTACTTCGCCTTCGAAGACCTCACCACCCAACCCGCCGGGCTAGAGCTGCTGGGCCCGAAAAGCGCGCGCCTGAGCATCGTCGAAGGCCGCTACCACCAGGTCAAGCGCATGTTCGGTCACTTCAACAACAAGGTGACGCGCCTGCATCGCGAACGCATGGGCCCGCTGGTGCTCGACGACGCGTTGAAACCGGGCGAATACCGCCCTCTGAGCGACCAAGAGATCGAAATGATCTAA